Proteins encoded within one genomic window of Streptomyces kaniharaensis:
- a CDS encoding ABC transporter substrate-binding protein, translating to MQLTARTPSRAAAALPRRRRPGRVPAAVPILLLLLAGCGTRLPDGAFSGRPTPTHPSASGTNPASDTGVTATEIRVGIVTSLTSPVGSEVFSGPRFGAQAFFQALNDRGGLHGRTVRLVTCDDGGSGIGNQDCVHRLIDQGHVFAFVSGSVLDYAGAPYVSGKAVPDVGGQPIGTAYDRWPHLYGIYGSSAPRDGRAVGWNGTLYQSTEVFRFFKERLGAHSAAVVAYNQADSARYAGQLKAGLEAEGYRVLLQTVDFALPNFQAVAAAVRADGSQLLFDAMDTRGNAALCRALDEAGVQVTAKVTNVQNWSESVRTDYQSSPGCRNALWATSSSLNYEDEQYPAVHEFRTAMARYYPDRAAQLSAWELEGWAGAQWLTDAMDSCGADLTRACVEAFINRAEPYDAHGLILPASFVPQPPPTGLLHACLNAARWQDAAQGGKGGWVTQVPSMTTTCFDVPQLPYKP from the coding sequence ATGCAGCTGACGGCCCGAACCCCGAGCCGCGCCGCCGCCGCGCTCCCGCGCAGGCGACGGCCCGGCCGCGTGCCGGCAGCCGTGCCGATCCTGCTCCTGCTGCTGGCGGGGTGCGGCACCCGGCTGCCGGACGGCGCGTTCTCCGGCCGTCCCACCCCGACCCACCCCTCCGCCTCGGGCACCAACCCGGCCTCGGACACCGGCGTCACCGCCACCGAGATCCGGGTCGGCATCGTCACCTCGCTGACCAGCCCGGTCGGCAGCGAGGTTTTCAGCGGCCCGCGCTTCGGCGCCCAGGCGTTCTTCCAGGCCCTCAACGACCGCGGCGGCCTGCACGGGCGCACCGTCAGGCTCGTGACCTGCGACGACGGCGGCAGCGGCATCGGCAACCAGGACTGCGTGCACCGCCTGATCGACCAGGGGCACGTCTTCGCCTTCGTCAGCGGCAGCGTCCTCGACTACGCGGGCGCCCCGTACGTCAGCGGCAAGGCGGTGCCGGACGTCGGCGGGCAGCCGATCGGCACCGCGTACGACCGCTGGCCGCACCTGTACGGGATCTACGGCAGCAGCGCCCCGCGCGACGGGCGGGCCGTCGGCTGGAACGGGACGCTCTACCAGAGCACCGAGGTGTTCCGTTTCTTCAAGGAGCGGCTGGGCGCGCACAGCGCCGCCGTCGTCGCGTACAACCAGGCCGACTCGGCCCGCTACGCCGGCCAGCTGAAGGCCGGGCTGGAGGCCGAGGGCTACCGGGTGCTGCTCCAGACGGTGGACTTCGCGCTGCCGAACTTCCAGGCGGTGGCGGCGGCCGTCCGGGCCGACGGCTCGCAGCTGCTGTTCGACGCCATGGACACCCGCGGCAACGCGGCGCTCTGCCGGGCCCTGGACGAGGCCGGGGTGCAGGTGACCGCGAAGGTGACCAACGTGCAGAACTGGTCGGAGTCGGTGCGCACCGACTACCAGTCCTCGCCCGGGTGCCGCAACGCGCTCTGGGCGACGTCGTCCAGCCTCAACTACGAGGACGAGCAGTACCCGGCGGTGCACGAGTTCCGCACCGCGATGGCCCGCTACTACCCCGACCGCGCGGCGCAGCTGTCCGCCTGGGAGCTGGAGGGCTGGGCGGGCGCGCAGTGGCTCACCGACGCGATGGACTCCTGCGGCGCCGACCTGACCCGGGCGTGCGTGGAGGCCTTCATAAACCGCGCCGAACCGTACGACGCCCACGGCCTGATCCTGCCCGCCTCCTTCGTCCCGCAGCCCCCGCCCACCGGTCTTCTGCACGCCTGCCTGAACGCCGCGCGCTGGCAGGACGCGGCCCAGGGAGGAAAGGGCGGCTGGGTCACCCAGGTGCCGTCCATGACGACCACGTGCTTCGACGTCCCGCAGCTGCCGTACAAGCCGTAG